The Brachyspira aalborgi genome has a segment encoding these proteins:
- a CDS encoding ABC transporter substrate-binding protein, whose protein sequence is MSKLYFIFILLILISCGSSQQSANNVDVQIIGMAINEKELNVMRDILSKNGFNPKINMLPDYASFIGQLEANNYDIAINSWNTVTGNPDYAVRSLFISGGDYNRSKISNEKLDNLIEKASTESSDAAKNTYNDIEKVIIDENAYIIPLYNRVKTQAFNKKILDESTVNIYKVASLNISEMSFIDKSKNETDPLYVSQTLSTLTSLDPIKGNDGSINMINNQMYIRIVNLTTNDQITTRYSLSYNYAIAQGNKDYYFILRDDVYFAKVENRQAVNTGERVGASDVVFSLKRAKDRNSVPNHRTYSLHSSMERISIVTDINELRNTKTENSDVYTELSQNLPAPITSLTSVSSQANNKNGVYQVVKITTIKPFPQVLNYLAHQSAGIVSEKQIKKVNTYKVENYDPKNDIAYGDESTITEGASYNNTLVVSGQYIAIYKNDYEILLERNPAFMKDTVYYPNIKTLNIKFIRDLDASVSALRSGDIYVLYDIIPDKLKVIESDSNLLLQKVPSNALIFAFINMSDGHITSDVNIRKAILYSIDQNAFIAVNDNYGYRAYTTISPLIDTGNILNQDRDKVKEYLKAYEENK, encoded by the coding sequence ATGTCAAAATTATATTTTATATTTATATTGCTTATTTTAATATCATGCGGTTCTTCTCAACAATCCGCAAATAATGTGGATGTTCAAATAATAGGGATGGCTATAAATGAAAAAGAATTGAATGTTATGAGAGACATACTTTCAAAAAATGGTTTTAATCCAAAAATAAATATGCTGCCTGATTATGCAAGTTTTATTGGGCAATTAGAGGCAAATAATTACGATATTGCAATAAACAGCTGGAATACTGTAACAGGTAATCCAGATTATGCCGTAAGGTCGTTATTTATAAGCGGGGGAGATTATAATCGTTCAAAAATATCTAACGAAAAACTTGACAACCTTATAGAAAAAGCGTCAACCGAAAGCTCGGATGCGGCTAAAAATACATATAACGACATAGAAAAAGTTATTATAGACGAAAACGCTTATATTATACCGTTATACAATAGAGTAAAAACGCAGGCTTTTAATAAAAAAATATTGGATGAAAGCACGGTTAATATTTATAAAGTCGCAAGTTTGAATATAAGCGAAATGTCTTTTATTGATAAAAGTAAAAATGAAACAGACCCGTTATATGTAAGTCAGACATTATCTACTTTGACCTCTTTAGACCCTATAAAAGGTAATGACGGTTCTATTAATATGATAAATAATCAAATGTATATAAGAATAGTAAATCTTACTACAAACGACCAAATAACCACAAGATATTCTTTATCATATAATTACGCTATAGCTCAAGGAAACAAAGATTATTATTTTATTTTAAGAGACGATGTTTATTTTGCAAAAGTTGAAAATAGGCAGGCTGTAAATACTGGGGAGAGAGTTGGAGCAAGCGATGTAGTATTTTCGTTAAAAAGAGCGAAAGATAGAAATAGCGTCCCTAACCATAGAACATATAGTTTGCATAGCAGTATGGAAAGAATATCGATAGTTACCGATATAAACGAATTAAGAAATACAAAAACTGAAAATAGCGATGTTTATACGGAACTTTCTCAAAATTTACCCGCTCCTATAACCTCTTTAACTTCCGTTAGCTCTCAAGCAAATAATAAAAACGGAGTTTATCAAGTTGTAAAGATAACTACTATAAAACCTTTTCCTCAAGTGTTAAATTATCTTGCTCATCAATCCGCTGGAATAGTAAGCGAAAAACAAATTAAAAAAGTTAATACTTATAAGGTTGAAAATTACGACCCAAAAAACGATATAGCTTACGGGGACGAATCTACAATAACCGAAGGAGCGAGTTATAATAATACTTTAGTTGTGAGCGGACAATATATAGCTATTTATAAAAACGATTATGAAATATTATTGGAAAGAAATCCCGCTTTTATGAAAGACACTGTATATTACCCGAATATAAAAACTTTAAATATAAAATTTATTAGAGATTTGGACGCTTCTGTTTCGGCTTTAAGAAGCGGAGATATTTATGTTCTATACGATATTATTCCAGATAAATTAAAAGTAATAGAATCCGACTCTAATTTGCTTCTTCAAAAAGTTCCAAGCAATGCATTAATATTTGCATTTATAAATATGTCGGATGGGCATATAACTTCCGATGTTAATATTAGAAAGGCGATTTTATATTCTATAGACCAAAACGCGTTTATAGCGGTTAATGATAATTATGGATATAGAGCTTATACTACTATTAGCCCTTTAATTGATACTGGAAATATTCTTAATCAAGATAGAGATAAAGTTAAAGAATATTTAAAAGCCTATGAAGAAAACAAATAA
- a CDS encoding ABC transporter permease — MKNNIINNITNNFYKMQKLFLYKIAITIFGIFTYLFIWVKKYILYKYHKKLYRNNYIYSETDFEKLAEEYSFHIEKEKEILSKNISKEEKESRIKKYIDNIKKSMNKYINKEIKSNIEDSAILKNLLENNIFFIYSVIFSLPMYILIYIFSHWYMKYIFERIVMMLFVMFGVIFLVFTILYISPMDSAVNILGQDATKEQIEAFNKSYGLDKSYIEQLFYSLKNIITFNLGKSYVGNEDIFSAIARKFPITLSISFLSLLLAIIIAIPAGVISSIKQYSIFDYVFMLVALIGLSIPNFWIGLILILNFSINLNIFPASFSVHNISSYIMPTIVLGTGLSAAVARMTRASMLEIKSSEFVLTARSKGLNENIVIFRHIFKNALIPIITVIGIQLGSILGGAAVTEKVFNINGIGSYIVDKQFIPDIPVILAGVVYISIVVSIVNLIMDILYAFLDPRIKSDMKNY, encoded by the coding sequence ATGAAAAATAATATAATTAACAATATTACAAATAATTTTTATAAAATGCAGAAATTGTTTCTATATAAAATTGCTATAACGATTTTTGGCATATTTACTTATTTATTTATATGGGTAAAAAAATATATCTTGTATAAATATCATAAAAAACTATATAGAAACAATTATATTTATTCTGAAACGGATTTTGAAAAATTAGCGGAAGAATACTCTTTTCATATTGAAAAAGAAAAAGAGATATTATCAAAAAACATATCAAAAGAGGAAAAAGAAAGTCGAATAAAAAAATATATAGACAATATTAAAAAATCTATGAATAAATATATCAATAAAGAAATCAAATCCAATATTGAAGATTCCGCCATATTAAAAAATTTATTAGAAAATAATATATTTTTTATATATTCCGTTATATTTTCATTGCCAATGTATATATTAATATATATTTTTTCTCATTGGTATATGAAATATATATTTGAAAGAATAGTTATGATGTTATTCGTAATGTTTGGGGTAATTTTTTTAGTATTTACAATATTATATATTTCTCCAATGGATAGCGCCGTAAATATTTTAGGACAGGACGCCACTAAAGAGCAAATAGAAGCTTTTAATAAATCATACGGTTTGGATAAATCGTATATAGAACAGTTATTCTATTCTTTGAAAAATATTATTACATTTAATTTAGGCAAATCTTATGTTGGAAACGAAGATATATTTTCGGCAATCGCGCGCAAATTTCCTATAACTTTATCTATTTCGTTTTTATCGTTGTTACTTGCAATAATTATAGCGATACCCGCGGGAGTAATATCTTCTATAAAACAATATTCTATATTCGATTATGTTTTTATGCTTGTAGCTTTAATAGGTTTATCTATACCAAATTTTTGGATAGGATTAATATTGATATTAAATTTTTCAATTAATCTTAATATTTTTCCTGCGTCTTTTTCGGTTCATAATATAAGTTCTTATATTATGCCGACAATAGTTTTGGGAACGGGACTTTCGGCGGCGGTAGCGAGAATGACAAGAGCTTCTATGTTGGAGATAAAATCATCGGAATTCGTTTTAACCGCTCGAAGCAAAGGGTTAAATGAAAATATCGTTATATTTAGGCATATATTTAAAAACGCTTTAATACCAATAATAACGGTTATTGGAATACAACTTGGTTCTATACTTGGCGGAGCGGCGGTTACGGAAAAAGTATTTAATATTAACGGCATAGGAAGTTATATAGTCGATAAACAATTTATACCAGATATACCCGTTATTTTAGCTGGAGTAGTATATATTTCAATAGTCGTAAGTATAGTTAATTTAATAATGGATATATTATACGCTTTTTTAGACCCAAGAATTAAATCGGATATGAAAAATTATTAG